One genomic window of Meleagris gallopavo isolate NT-WF06-2002-E0010 breed Aviagen turkey brand Nicholas breeding stock chromosome 22, Turkey_5.1, whole genome shotgun sequence includes the following:
- the EIF2S2 gene encoding eukaryotic translation initiation factor 2 subunit 2 isoform X1, whose amino-acid sequence MVAETGYSAAVKECPAFLYLIVCLCEDSALIPEIKTITSAVFCHKCICSDTKMIFDPTMSKKKKRKKKPFMLDEEGADTQTEETQQSETKEVEPEPAEDKDVEADEEDSRKKDATDDLDDLNFFNQKKKKKKPKKIFDIDEAEEGVKELKIEGDVPEVVEPEDDLDIMLGNKKKKKKFVKFPDEDEILEKDEAFEDEDSKKDDGISFSLQSGPAWAGSERDYTYDELLNRVFNIMREKNPDMVAGEKRKFVMKPPQVVRVGTKKTSFVNFTDICKLLHRQPKHLLAFLLAELGTSGSIDGNNQLVIKGRFQQKQIENVLRRYIKEYVTCHTCRSPDTILQKDTRLYFLQCETCHSRCSVASIKTGFQAVTGKRAQLRAKAN is encoded by the exons ATGGTAGCTGAGACTGGTTATTCAGCTGCTGTGAAAGAATGTCCGGCATTTTTATATCTAATTGTGTGCTTATGTGAAGACAGTGCTCTGATTCCAGAAATTAAGACCATTACCTCAGCTGTTTTCTGTCATAAGTGCATTTGTTCTGACACTAAG ATGATTTTCGATCCTACTATGagcaagaagaagaagaggaagaagaagccGTTTATGTTGGATGAGGAAGGAGCAGATACACAAACAGAAGAGACTCAGCagtcagaaacaaaagaagttgAACCAGAGCCAGCAGAAGACAAAGATGTTGAAGCAGATGAAGAAGACAGCAGGAAGAAAG ATGCAACAGATGACTTGGATGATTTGAACTTCttcaatcaaaagaaaaagaagaagaagccAAAGAAGATATTTGATATAGATGAAGCAGAAGAAGGTGTAAAG gaaTTAAAAATTGAGGGAGATGTGCCAGAGGTGGTAGAACCTGAAGATGACCTTGACATCATGCTGGGCaataagaagaagaagaaaaagtttgtGAAGTTTCCAGATGAAGATGAAATATTAGAAAAGGATGAAG CTTTTGAGGATGAAGATAGCAAAAAAGATGATGGAATTTCTTTCAGCCTTCAGTCGGGACCTGCGTGGGCAGGCTCAGAAAGGGACTACACATATGATGAG TTGCTCAATAGAGTGTTTAACATCATGCGGGAAAAAAACCCAGATATGGTagctggagaaaaaaggaaatttgtcATGAAGCCTCCGCAGGTGGTGAGAGTAGGGACCAAGAAAACATCCTTTGTCAACTTTACAGATATCTGCAAATT attacATCGTCAGCCAAAACATCTCCTGGCATTTTTGTTGGCAGAATTGGGTACAAG TGGCTCAATAGATGGTAACAACCAGCTTGTAATCAAAGGAAGATTCCAGCAAAAACAGATAGAAAATGTCTTGAGAAGATATATCA AGGAGTATGTCACCTGTCATACGTGTCGGTCACCAGACACAATTCTACAGAAGGACACCAGGTTATATTTCTTGCAGTGTGAGACTTGCCACTCCCGCTGCTCCGTCGCCAGCATCAAAACTGGTTTCCAGGCTGTCACAGGCAAGAGAGCACAGCTCCGTGCCAAAGCTAACTAG
- the EIF2S2 gene encoding eukaryotic translation initiation factor 2 subunit 2 isoform X2: MCPGGNCADRIHETAALMIFDPTMSKKKKRKKKPFMLDEEGADTQTEETQQSETKEVEPEPAEDKDVEADEEDSRKKDATDDLDDLNFFNQKKKKKKPKKIFDIDEAEEGVKELKIEGDVPEVVEPEDDLDIMLGNKKKKKKFVKFPDEDEILEKDEAFEDEDSKKDDGISFSLQSGPAWAGSERDYTYDELLNRVFNIMREKNPDMVAGEKRKFVMKPPQVVRVGTKKTSFVNFTDICKLLHRQPKHLLAFLLAELGTSGSIDGNNQLVIKGRFQQKQIENVLRRYIKEYVTCHTCRSPDTILQKDTRLYFLQCETCHSRCSVASIKTGFQAVTGKRAQLRAKAN; the protein is encoded by the exons ATGTGCCCAGGGGGAAACTGCGCTGACAGAATCCATGAGACAGCTGCTTTG ATGATTTTCGATCCTACTATGagcaagaagaagaagaggaagaagaagccGTTTATGTTGGATGAGGAAGGAGCAGATACACAAACAGAAGAGACTCAGCagtcagaaacaaaagaagttgAACCAGAGCCAGCAGAAGACAAAGATGTTGAAGCAGATGAAGAAGACAGCAGGAAGAAAG ATGCAACAGATGACTTGGATGATTTGAACTTCttcaatcaaaagaaaaagaagaagaagccAAAGAAGATATTTGATATAGATGAAGCAGAAGAAGGTGTAAAG gaaTTAAAAATTGAGGGAGATGTGCCAGAGGTGGTAGAACCTGAAGATGACCTTGACATCATGCTGGGCaataagaagaagaagaaaaagtttgtGAAGTTTCCAGATGAAGATGAAATATTAGAAAAGGATGAAG CTTTTGAGGATGAAGATAGCAAAAAAGATGATGGAATTTCTTTCAGCCTTCAGTCGGGACCTGCGTGGGCAGGCTCAGAAAGGGACTACACATATGATGAG TTGCTCAATAGAGTGTTTAACATCATGCGGGAAAAAAACCCAGATATGGTagctggagaaaaaaggaaatttgtcATGAAGCCTCCGCAGGTGGTGAGAGTAGGGACCAAGAAAACATCCTTTGTCAACTTTACAGATATCTGCAAATT attacATCGTCAGCCAAAACATCTCCTGGCATTTTTGTTGGCAGAATTGGGTACAAG TGGCTCAATAGATGGTAACAACCAGCTTGTAATCAAAGGAAGATTCCAGCAAAAACAGATAGAAAATGTCTTGAGAAGATATATCA AGGAGTATGTCACCTGTCATACGTGTCGGTCACCAGACACAATTCTACAGAAGGACACCAGGTTATATTTCTTGCAGTGTGAGACTTGCCACTCCCGCTGCTCCGTCGCCAGCATCAAAACTGGTTTCCAGGCTGTCACAGGCAAGAGAGCACAGCTCCGTGCCAAAGCTAACTAG